In a genomic window of Candidatus Competibacteraceae bacterium:
- a CDS encoding cobyric acid synthase encodes MIQGTTSDAGKSVMVAGLCRLLARRGIPVAPFKPQNMALNSAVTVDGGEIGRAQAVQAQAAFLEPHTDMNPVLLKPNTDIGAQVIIHGRALSNMDARRYHDYKPVAMRAVLESYQRLRAAYDLILVEGAGSPAEINLRDKDIANMGFAEAVDCPVWLVGDIDRGGVFAHLYGTLALLAPSERARITGLIINRFRGDVSLLASGLEWLTQETGKPVLGVLPYLQGLHLEAEDALPRETSAIKEAQRLRVAVPVLARISNHTDFDPLRLHPQVELRWVRPGEAIPPSDLIILPGSKSTRGDLRRLREQNWDVDIQRHLRYGGKVIGICGGFQMLGRRVHDPAGLEGEPGSSPGLGLLDFATTLEPEKQLHRVEGCLLWEEAAVTGYEIHAGVSSGAALSRPAVRLTDGRLDGAVSDDGQLLGTYLHGLFDTASARDALLRWAGLAVRATPDYRQLREDGINRLADAIAEHLDLRLLERLLSG; translated from the coding sequence ATGATTCAAGGCACCACTTCCGATGCCGGAAAAAGTGTCATGGTCGCTGGCTTGTGCCGATTGCTGGCGCGGCGCGGCATACCAGTCGCTCCCTTCAAACCCCAAAACATGGCCCTCAACAGCGCCGTCACCGTGGACGGCGGCGAAATCGGTCGCGCTCAGGCGGTGCAGGCGCAAGCCGCCTTCCTGGAGCCGCACACCGACATGAACCCGGTGCTGCTGAAACCCAACACCGATATCGGCGCGCAAGTCATCATTCACGGCCGGGCGCTGAGCAACATGGATGCCCGCCGCTATCACGACTACAAGCCGGTGGCGATGCGGGCGGTGCTGGAATCCTACCAGCGCTTGCGCGCGGCGTATGATCTGATTCTCGTGGAAGGCGCGGGCAGCCCGGCGGAGATCAACTTACGCGATAAGGATATCGCCAACATGGGGTTTGCCGAGGCGGTGGATTGCCCGGTCTGGCTGGTCGGCGACATCGACCGGGGCGGCGTGTTCGCCCACCTGTACGGCACCCTCGCGCTGCTGGCTCCCAGCGAGCGGGCGCGAATCACCGGACTCATCATCAACCGCTTTCGGGGCGATGTCAGCCTGCTCGCGTCAGGCTTGGAGTGGTTGACCCAGGAAACCGGCAAGCCGGTGCTGGGCGTGCTGCCCTACCTGCAAGGCTTGCATCTGGAAGCCGAAGACGCCTTGCCGCGCGAAACGAGCGCTATCAAGGAGGCGCAGCGACTACGGGTGGCGGTGCCGGTGCTGGCGCGGATCAGCAACCACACCGACTTCGATCCGTTGCGTCTTCACCCGCAAGTCGAGCTGCGCTGGGTGCGACCCGGCGAAGCCATTCCACCGAGCGATCTGATCATTTTGCCCGGCAGCAAGAGCACGCGCGGTGACTTGCGCCGGCTGCGCGAGCAAAACTGGGATGTCGATATCCAGCGCCATCTGCGCTACGGCGGTAAAGTCATCGGCATCTGCGGCGGCTTTCAGATGTTGGGCCGCCGCGTTCACGATCCCGCTGGCCTGGAAGGCGAACCCGGCAGTAGCCCCGGTCTTGGCTTGCTAGATTTTGCAACGACGCTAGAGCCGGAAAAGCAACTACATCGAGTCGAAGGCTGCTTGCTGTGGGAAGAGGCCGCCGTAACCGGCTATGAAATCCATGCGGGCGTCAGTAGCGGCGCCGCGCTTTCCCGGCCCGCCGTTCGGCTGACCGATGGCCGACTCGATGGCGCGGTGTCGGATGACGGTCAATTGCTTGGTACTTACCTGCATGGGCTGTTCGATACGGCCTCCGCCCGCGATGCGCTGTTGCGCTGGGCCGGACTGGCGGTGCGGGCAACCCCGGATTACCGACAACTGCGAGAAGATGGTATAAATCGGCTGGCGGACGCCATCGCCGAACACTTGGATTTGCGGTT